The genomic window TCTCTATGTGAGAAATCTTACTTTCAATGACGGCGAATTTCTTCTGTGTTTTATTTTCGAGGGCGTTTATCCTATCGTTAAGAGTTAGAACTGTGTCGCTGAGAGATTCTTCTTCGCGTGGTGTGGCAGGGGTTTTGCGCTTATTTGAGGGTGGCAGCTGGGAGGTGTCTCGAGGCATTGTAGTGTCCATGTCAGTAGGAGGAAGAGGTATCGTGGGTTCAACAGCAGGGGGCGATTGAGCAGGAATGAAAGATCGTGGTTCGGAATGCTGCGAAAGATTGCTAAGGGGCATTCGGGATTGTAGCTCGAGCTTTAACTTTTGAATTTCTGCCTTGAGGCTAGCGTTTTCAGCTAGAACTTTTTCTAGGCTAATGTTTTGAGATAAGGAGCAGTTAGAGGAAGCTGCCTGTGCCCAGCTTACCTTTAATGGGTTTGGCAGATGACTGGTGGAATGGGGGTTCGTTGACTGGGTCGGGAAGTCAAGTTCTTTGGGAGTCGAGTTTGGGCCCCGCCTCTTGCTCTTGCTGCGACCCCGCTGTGGGCCACGCTCTTGCGAGCGATTAAGGCTCGGTGTCCGGGATGATGGAACTTCTGAGGGCTTAGGTGTCTGGTATTTAGGTGTCTTAGTCTTGTAACGCTGTTTGCACAATGGGGAACCGGTGATGTGAGCTCCACCACACACGACACAGACGGGTTCACATTCATGGTCCATTGAGGAATCCTTCAGTCCGCACTTGTGACAGATTGCATCGGGAGTAGAGGGGCAGACATCCTGGCGATGTCCAATTTTTCGGCAACGGGTGCAGGCTTCCACCTTCAGTCGGAATGGGCGGCAGCGAAGCGTGCAGCCTTCGTAGTTGATGTAAAAAGGGACGTGCGTGCCACGGAAAACAACCAAGATGGTTTCGGTGGTGCTCAGTCGGCGAGCGGCCCCAATGGTCATGGCTGGATTACATCTTTGGAGGGTTGGAAGGATTTCCTCGTCAGCGTAATCCAGAGGGAGATGAAACCTTCCACGACAAGAATCTACAGGGTCGGCAACGTGGGTGACGACTTCGTAGGGGACTCCGTTGAACTTTAAGGTCCGGATGTTGTGGTATAAATCTGCTCGGTCCATGCTTGACGTACTCACGAGCACTGTGTGACTGGTGGGATTGACCCTGATTTGATCAGGGCTGCTGATGGGAAGTCCAACTGCTTTGAGAACGAGTTGTCGTAAGACACAGGGGTGCAACTTGGTACAGTCGAGACCCCCGCGTATCCGAAGAATCACCTTGTAGTCCGCATCGGGCAGTGGTGGAGGTTTAGGCTCCCATGAAGATGGTTTCTTCAGATCCGCTGCGCAGGTGTCAGCCGATGAACCAGTGGGACGAAGGTCAGCATgtagagcacgccatgagcgagcGGCGTCGCCTCCAGCAGCGACGCCCGCTGCGACGCTGGCCGCGTCGCGCTGGGCGCCTCCACTCATACTAGGCCGGCGGTTAGGCCTAGCGCGGAAGCGGTCGAGCTGAACAATAAACAGTCAGCACTGTTCTCAAGGAGCATTATCACATCCCAACAAGGTGTCGAATGGGTGCCAGGTCCACTTACAGTTGGTGTGATGTGTGATCCAGGGTCCAAGGACCTGAAGAGGTGGTCATAACACGGTAAGTAGCCGGAGCCAAACGTACACACGTCAGCGTTTGATCGGGATCCTCGGCGtccaagcagccctcaacatctgctcgagggaccacctcatgttcgtcacagccagacagcggcaccaacctgtatcagtcggctccaccactccacgccaacactcaggcattccccccgctcgaagcaccagcggtggtacctcaggtgagcagttgggcagggaaagctgcttctaagcctctctcacccccttctgtcgatcctccttctcccgaacttgcggcccttcgccagcaagttgcggcacttcaaaagcaaaattctcttttaactaaacaactcgaactcttaaataagcgacttcaaccgcaacaacagtgcactgcaaggccatccggtattgcctcctctgtccaggcagctacgccagctacgtccaagcttagtcctagCGCTAagcccactcccattaaaccgccggttcaagcaaccatttgtactccagcactcggaaccggtgcaacatctactccagaagctcttgaggctcctggggcacctcaggttatcttgcccgctaaccaaactctccctagcgaagagcgcaccccgcgcgtagaggaacgcctcacgcgcgtcgaagcttcgattaatcacctcctcaccagcttctcggtccaacgcatagtagtagaggttacccaggctattcaagcctgggcaatcacccagtttcaacccaaggcatcgcgttcccgctcctgctcggtgagcagtgagggtacagctccacggcgtcgtcgtaaggtggctaccaccaccccgccgtcggacaatccggcctccgtgcccctccctgcctctgaggaatccgagcgggacatggaggaccaaatataaaacctaagacagtcacgatggctaccaatcgtacgtcccgttcaaacattgcgtctaaattcgagatcatacagtggaaccctggaggcttcgggaacaggcgaaagcgttcacatctttcccttttcctcagctcacttagctctcagccggccgtcttggcgctccaagaatctggccctgctccatccctttctggatactgctcctatgtaggcggcaccaccacatgcctcctcgtgcataaagcttacacggcggtacagattgacctcgatctggatcttccttacgactactgcatgatatcagtgctgtctcagcggagaggccaaccatcaatacatatattaaacgtgtactgtccccctcgccttgcaagggcttcgtttgcgcatctcttccaccgggcgctgcgtatagcggcccgacaaccactggtgattgtcggggactttaatgcccgcagccctcactggggttaccactacgagaaggcccggggcagagagctcaaggagctcatttcctcgctgagcctgacgcttcttaccgatccggcacaacccacacgttccggcaactcggtcacgcgagacacatgccccgacctctccctcacccgtcacatccgcgatgctacatgggagaatttaggcgaaaccctaggcagcgatcactttttactccgcatttcgttcacaccgcggcagaaaatgcgccaacactggggccaagcccgtctcaccgattggactcggttcagaatgcaaccattccccgctggcctctcctcgaccgaatatgcagcgtggacatcatacgctcttcatatgaaacaagcgaacactcgcacccttgcaacctctaatttgactcctgcaatcgatccacacctcctacatctttggcacgctcgccgcgggctcataaggcgctggaaacgcaacaaacttaatcggaaacttcgcgctcgcattgaggcgctcactgcagaggcggccgcatactccgcacaactttccgatgctaactgggcagacacctgttcgaaggctgcaaagcagatgagctctaagagtgcgtggcgactctttagaagccttctcgatccctccaccaccaggggagaaacgcaacgccagctccaccgtgttctgcatgcctttcagggcactacggatgaactcgcgcgagaacattgtgaccgctacatctgccgcacatttgatcccgcaggcccagcatatacgtattccggcgccccgaacaccgacctcgacgccccatacacactttctgatttacgatttgcactcacgaaaatgcgacggggcacggcccctggacgcgacggaatcacagtatcgctcctggcaaatcttcccgaccaagcacacctctcgctactccagcttataaattcgatatgggacggttctccgcttccaacggaatggaccacatcggtcgtgacattcattcccaaatcggcaaagtccattagtattgaggcactgagacccatctcacttacgtcttgcgcaggcaaactcatagaaaccatggttcgcgaacgcctttccgcctacttggaggccaggaggacctttgccgacacgatgtttggctttcgcccacatctgtcggcgcaggacgtcctgctccagcttcaacacgatatcatagagccgactactatgcgccataaccataaagccgtgctcgccctcgatctccgcggggcgttcgacaacgtcaaacacagcactatactcactaacctgtctaccacaaactgcgggcagaagactttcaactacattcgcgcgttTCTATCACAtagcaccgccttcattcgccttaattctaccgaacacggcccttatttattaggcacgcggggtacacctcaaggggcagtcctgtctcctctgctttttaacctggcgatgatgaacctcccctctcttctaagcgaggtcgagggaatacaacacgcactatatgcggacgatatcacaatctggaccaacaccggctccttagagcaaatcgaagaacgcctgcaaaaggctgcccttctggtggacacctacgcaggttcatgcggcctggagtgctctccagctaaatcggctcttctttcagtctctccgctaccaccgcctcaaatttttcttccgtccgggcccgtcccgtcagtgcaaagtattcgggttcttggccttcacctcacatcatccttggatccaaagggcacaatagcaggcctcagacgcaccagcgaacaggtgagccgcatgatacggcgagtgtctaccaagcgcggcggcctccgcgggtctcagtccctccaattggcccacgcgtttgtgaccagtcgcgtcctctacgccttgccttaccttcgcctgcgtcgtagacacgagcaccagctggacgtccttcttcgttcagtatacaaacccgctctggacctacctattgcaacttccaacagccgattcacggctctgggggtacacaacacctttgcaaagatgcgcgaagctcatcgcgttaaccaaatcaatcgactgtcgcagacgccttcagggcgccgtcttctacacagacttggccttaacccgatatctgaccaagaccctctggagccggtaccagagctctggcgtcaaaagctatgggtggaacctctaccccgtaatatgaaccccgacctccatcctggccgtagactagcacgtgccgcggcccttcatacgcgacactccgatcgtcctggtgttttctacgtggacgtctcgggtccctccccctcgggtcacttcacggctgccgtgattacagagggcaaacacgtagatggcctctcctttcgagcagacacagtaacgcacgctgaagaggttgccatagctttggccgcctctcaccctgcctcacgcaccatcctgacggactcgcgctcggcctgttctcagtaccttcagggttccattgctccgctggcggctagcctactacaggcagcctcttggcgctttaaccctcatcccattcgtatagtgtggaccccaggccactcgggcctgcccggcaacgaggcggcaaatgccgctgcccgcgcttctcctgtccgggccgttgcgcctccatgtcccgagacggaatctggcaatacctacctgacgcgctttcgcgaaattttggcttattaccgggcttcgcgccgcctctacccggaccccgcacgcggtttggagaaagcggacgaacgactgctacgccgcctgcagacgaacacctttatcagtccggcggtcgccaggcactttttgccggaaatcaatggcacctgctcgacctgtcatgtgctcgccgacacatatcacgtcgtagcatcgtgcccagttaatcccgtccctttctcatccccttttcctatcccaactagagaggcttgggaggagcacctgctcggctgctctaccttagctgcacaacgctccttggtggagcgcgcaagggcagcttccagctccactggcgtcccggaatagggtcttgccactctagcacgccgatgggccacgtcggcactctctagtaaacttttctgaaataaatgttttttaccaccaccaccctaAAAGCGCTTTTGAATACGGGAGAAGATGGCACACAATTCATTTTTTAtacgtaaattcgacactttgcttcATCTGCTGCGCTCCACCtatctccaagccaagtactccgtggtggccatggtggcACAGACCccgaggaacgcactcgtttgtatctgtaGGCAGGGGGCCTgcgcaagagaaaaaaacaaaaaaaagacaatgaGCACAAATTTAAACAAAAGCTGACGTCACTTCTGGGCATCgttgattggttccagcagcttcgCGACTGCGGTCGTGTGGCTGAAAAATTAGTCAGGAAGTGACTAGCGAAAGGAGTCGctttgcgactgtttgcgaccgttcgcgactgcttgcgaccagtcgcaaatggccGTGCAACCActgctagtcaccgg from Rhipicephalus microplus isolate Deutch F79 chromosome 7, USDA_Rmic, whole genome shotgun sequence includes these protein-coding regions:
- the LOC142767436 gene encoding uncharacterized protein LOC142767436, with protein sequence MSGGAQRDAASVAAGVAAGGDAARSWRALHADLRPTGSSADTCAADLKKPSSWEPKPPPLPDADYKVILRIRGGLDCTKLHPCVLRQLVLKAVGLPISSPDQIRVNPTSHTVLVSTSSMDRADLYHNIRTLKFNGVPYEVVTHVADPVDSCRGRFHLPLDYADEEILPTLQRCNPAMTIGAARRLSTTETILVVFRGTHVPFYINYEGCTLRCRPFRLKVEACTRCRKIGHRQDVCPSTPDAICHKCGLKDSSMDHECEPVCVVCGGAHITGSPLCKQRYKTKTPKYQTPKPSEVPSSRTPSLNRSQERGPQRGRSKSKRRGPNSTPKELDFPTQSTNPHSTSHLPNPLKVSWAQAASSNCSLSQNISLEKVLAENASLKAEIQKLKLELQSRMPLSNLSQHSEPRSFIPAQSPPAVEPTIPLPPTDMDTTMPRDTSQLPPSNKRKTPATPREEESLSDTVLTLNDRINALENKTQKKFAVIESKISHIESRFTAQETGQAAINDKLDKFLDFVQTQMQQTTAWIAAVTANNPNIAVPAFSPTPPPDNGCKP